In the Ricinus communis isolate WT05 ecotype wild-type chromosome 3, ASM1957865v1, whole genome shotgun sequence genome, tttttttttatcgatATGGAACTCTATAAAAGCTTGATAATCAGTTCAAATGTCAAATTTGaataatacttattttattctcctatattttctattaattaagccttgaaacaaaagaattttttCATTGTCAATAATTTTCCATCGCTCTatatctttccttttttctttttcttacacCAAAATCCGTCCTAAATACAGATTTTATAGACAGtctcaataaattattaacagcTACACTTAGTctcattttagttttaaattcttaatttattttattttgattatttaactttaattttaattataatttagttatattgTCAATAAAGAATTGGCACGTTATGTttgtcttttttaattactctttttttattgtcaCATGTCAATCTTTCATTTACAAAGTGAcaattacaatataattaaaattgaacgattgaaataaaataaattaaaattttatgattaaaataaaattaaatagaccatttgtataattatttcaatcaTTTTGATGAGGAATTAAGATGTTAATGGCTAAAGTTATGTCTTCAGCCTTTTACAAATTAGGATCTCCTTGTTGCATGCTATGCATGAGATTGAATGCTGGCAGTGGTAGCACAAATTTTATTGGATAAGGGCGGACAAAGATTGGATTTTCAAATGCTTTACACTTTTAAAACCACCGCAACTTGATGGGCCTCCAAGCGGCTAGAAATCATACGTAACCAAAGGATTCTTGCTCTGTAAATCCTGCCTAGTCTCCATTATAGAACCATATAGAAGCTACCCCATGAGAGCACCACCAAAACATTATTTATAACTCACCaacaatctaagaaaatacaccctaaacaaagaaaatacaagaatgaaaataagagaaatggAAGGGGTGCCCTATTCCAATTATTCTCTAAGATGTGTACTTCAATTACATATGGTATCCTCTATAGAACATCAAGAATGAAAAGCATTTTATACTTACAATTCTACGTTCGAGCATTAACAGATATAGTAAGATTTGGTATAAATTTTGCTTAATTGGATAAAATTGTGgtttaatgctatcattaaaAAGGGTTAAGaataaacaagaaacaaataaaagaaatccaaCACGAATTTAATTATAGACAATTAGACTCATTGTGGCATGTCTCATGCCTTATGATCTTTGGTTGCTAATATATTTTGCAATCGAGTGTGAAAGGAATCCGAAGCTctcagattttattttttttatacaagTTATTGAATAAATGTAGCTGcattttatgtgttttattatttttacattaatgttctttgtataaatttttacatatttgatgcgatatataataattttataaaattgtctTTAATGTTTTCAGATTACTTTtttgattgaaaaataattgcgTAAAAACCATATATGCCACATTAATTGGGTGAAAATTGGTACAAAACTTATTATGtgtgtttattattttttttatttttatagaaaaaattatttgtttttataaaattgggAATTAATTGGTTGCATCAACCATAAAATGGAATAAGTCCACTTGATTTTTGGATCGGTTGTATTAAAGCTATCTTTGAAGATATAAAGTTATGAATTTGAATCACAATTAAACCTAATTGTATATCATGTTTtgctttaaaattaaacatatctTGGTGGagtaaattcaaatttaatctTGATTAATTTCACTGAATTTCATACATCATAAAGGCATGATAAATTGCATTATTGATTATCCACATTAGCTTATATATTGGTTGTATTAGGATGACAGTGAAACAAATTAGTCCATACGCAAGCCAGAGAAAAATGTGAATAAGCCAGAAATACGTTGTTATGTTTtcagattaattttatttttatttgaactaATGGATTTTCACACATACttcataagatttttatttattttattggaccttatattttagattttgttttgattaagGATTTATGGATttcaatcaaaataaaaataaaagtaagaacacttaataaaatgaaaataaaaattaaggagctcgataaaataaaactaaaagatttaaagatttataaatataaatttttcttttattttctatctaATACTGATATATCTTCTTGAATGGCATGGAACAtgaataaatatcattttcatgattctttatttattcactattaaaaatataatcactACAATTATTAGAcccaaaaaaatgaaaaacaaatgTCAAAAGATTAAGCTTTATTTCACCAATAAATACAGAAGCCTTTCCAAAAGTCGCACACGCACTGTGAAAGTACTGTCATTAGTAGTTATATTACCAATGGCTTCCCTCCAAAACTCCAACTCTGGGAGCCAAATTCCAGCAGAGGTGCTCATTCCTCGGATTAAGCAAATCCATGGTGCCATATCCAAGCTTGATTCGTTACGACCTTCCAAGCAAGTGAATAGCCTCTTCTCCCACCTTGTCAAATTATGTATCCTTCCTTCGTCTATAAATATTACTTCCTTACCAAAAGAAGCCCAAGAAATGCGCAAAAGCCTCATTGATCTCTGTGGCCGAGCTGAAGGTCTATTAGAGCTTGATTTTGCAACATTCTTAATCAAAAGTCCTCAACCTTTTAACCACCTTAATCTTTTCCCTTACTATGGAAACTATGTCAAGCTAGCCAACTTGGAATATAGAATTCTAGGCGAAATTAGTATCATTCAGCCTAAGAAGGTTGCGTTTATAGGATCCGGTGCAATGCCTCTTACTTCAATTATAATGGCTACCCATCATTTGAAATTGGctcaatttgataattttgatattgatgaGTCGGCTAACGAATTTGCTCGCAAAATTGTGGGTTCTAACAGTGATCTTCAGAAGCGAATGAAGTTTGAAACATATGATGTAATGGAAGTGAAAGAAAAGCTAGGAGAATATGATTGCATATTCTTGGCAGCTTTGGTTGGAATGACCAAAGAAGAGAAAGTGAAAATTATTAGGCATATAAGGAAGTATATGAAGGAAGGAGGAATTTTGCTAGTGAGGAGTGCAAATGGTGCAAGAGCATTTCTTTACCCTGTCGTTGATTACAAGGACTTGGTTGGCTTTGAATTTCTCTCCATTTTCCACCCTACTAATGATGTGATCAACTCGGTTCTTTCCATTCGTCGTTCTTTCTCTATCGTAAAAAGCTTATATGCACGTAAgtgttttctcttctttcttcgTCTTTATAACTTTTTCTAATAAGTTCGCCAGAAATTTTCTAAAGGGAAATTATTTGGGCATAGCCATATGAATTACTAAAGCAATAGTTCTTGCTCTACTATTCTTGTGGTGAATGTCCCAGCAGAGAGTAGTTCTAGTGATGATTTGTTGGGGGATAGTGGGGGCGTGGGAGCACAGGCATTGTTTTTGGGAGTAACAAATCTCAAATCTACCTTATGTCTTAATTAGTATGATATTCTTGCGAAGTTTGTTCGTCATAAGGACTTTAAACTTGGTAAGTTACTTGGGGACTGATGACCTAACACCGAGCAGGATGTTTGTACATAAGGACTTAAAGGGTGGGTCAAGATTTTCTCTTACTCTTTTGTTTGTAAATGTCCTTTAAAGGTATTATGTGATGTTAATTAGCTCTCTCCGCTAGCTGGAGTGTAATGGCAGGTATAAGGCTGAAGAATGGTTTTGTTAAGGTTAAGTATAAGATGGATATTGGAGCTTCACAGCTCAAAAGAATTGCTTATTGTTCTATAATGTcactttatcctttcaaaattgaaaaaagaaaactaaatatatCATTGGTTAGTGTAGTTTAGAGGTGGGGTGAGGAGCATGCGGTTCGCATATCCTTTGCAATTTAAGGGTCCAAGCAAGCTGATGACTGATGAAATATTCCAAAGTTgctcttttaaaaataaatataagcaTGACCTTGTAGACCTATGTGATGATATAAAGGCGATTAACTTGGTTATAATTCCTTTTCCCAGGTTTTTTCCATTTTATCGTGAACGACTTCCTAATCTTTTTCCCTAACTTGTTTGTTGCTTTTTTTGGCAGAGATGGACCAGGCCCTTAGAAATAAGATGGCTGCCAAGCAAATCATGCAAGCAGAAGCTTGGAAGAAAAGGAAGATCTTGATTGAGGACTTTTCTGAATCACAAGGAGTTCATTACCAAACTAAATCCCCATATGGTCTGGCATCTAAACATCACGTTATGGTTAATCCTCCTAATATTTATCCCATTGTACGCGTTCTTTCCTATGGTTCAGGGTCTTCACAGAGAACTACATCTGACCTTCCTCCTACCACCTCCAGTATCGGAGGAACACATGAGGGATATAATCGAGCACCTGTCGAGCCGGTGCttaagtttgataaatatttcacCGACCTCTTCAGCGTTGATTTTTCATTGCATGCAACAAACATTAATGACATGCTTATTCCAAATGCAATGTTGTCGCGCAACCTGGATGATTTGATCAAAGTAGGAGATCATAGTTTCCTCCAACGATCAATGCAATATGATCTATCTAGGGTAAAGGTTCTTTtctagtatttatttttttccttgtcGTTTTGTTTGACCTCCTATTTGCTATACGACGTGCGTGTACTTCGTATTTTTGTAGGCGCTTCAGAATAGGTACATAATGGAGTCCTGCATTAGGGAGGCAAAGAGCAACAAGCTTTTTGACGTAGAGATGGTAAAAAATGCTgttgaaaagcaattaaaaaacCATTTCATGGCAGAGAGACGTTCCTTAGTGGAAAGGAATGAGATAGCTAAGGCTACCATCAAATCATTGAAAGAAGAGATTACTCGCTTGAGGGCCCAAATTGCCGAACTAACAGCACAAACAGAATCCTCTGAAGCTTCTGTTCAGTTATTGGAGGATGAAGTTACTTCTCCGAAGGGTCAGAATAATGAATTGTATTCTCTAGCCCCTCAATTATCGGCTCAGCTAAAAAGAAAGGACCATGAGATGGTTGAGCACTTAGAGAAATTTCGAGATCAAATGTTAAAGGCCTTGGTAGGTTCATATCCAGACATTGACTTCTCATCATTTAACGATTTCACCATGAGTCATAACGAGGACACTGATAATAATCCTCCTAGCGACCCTCTGACTTCTCCAATAAGTGGTTTGCCCATTGTTCCTACTCCCAGACTCTCTACATACACATCAGGCAAGCAATTTACTCTTCATGATCCTGAAATTGCTGAAGGAAGGGATTTTGCCCTTAAGTCCTAATTATCTGACTTGTTCTATCTTTAGCACACCTTTTCATAATGCACCAGTAACAACCTCAACTGTTACTACCTTCTTCCTTAGAAAAATAggctttgttttttctttttggtccGTCCCAAATTATAGCCTAATCTCAATGTTAGTTTAGTAATTATCAAAAAACCCTTTACGAATTCACATAGACACCATGCAATTAGTTTTTACATTTCATACTTTGCAAGTTGTAGCTTTTGTACAAAGTTTAATGAGGTATTTTACAGAAATAGTGATACAAATTACTCgcattaactaaaaaaattatatttcttaatttgcAAGTAAATTGAAAATGGACTATCTTTTGGAATGGAAAAAGTACTTAAAACGTATGGATTGAAAACTCAGCTTTTAggttaaaaagttaaaaaattaaaaagaggtCAAATCTGAAAAGTCAACCATCAAGAATTGTTGATTTCTGAAGGGACTTTAATGCTTTTATATCCAATCAGCTATATATTCATGTGTTTGGATATTTCTCCATGCTTTTGGACGTTTCTCTTTCCCATGTCCAAACCTTCATATTTAGCTAGGATTCCTAATCAGTTTTATTGTAAGAATTTGATGCCTCCTAACCATTCTAAACACCCATAAATACATCCTTAATGTTAACCTAGTGAGGGGACACACAATTAGACATATTGTAGGGCAAACTAACTACTTTCAGATAGAGGAAAGTAAGTGAAGATTGAGAGAAAAAGCTTGAAATATAAGGAATTTGAGgaaataaattagatttagATTCTAGGGTTCGGAACTCATTATATCTTGACTCAAAGCTCAAAATTTATTGCTATTAGAGTAAACCTAATATCATAAACGCGAGGacataaatttaatcaatctatttctcattttcttatgGTTTTGTGTGTCTTTactattgattttaatatttttcatgtgATTAAAAGAAGAGCGGTAATGAATTCATTATGCATTGCCAAGcacataataaaattaagttttatgAAACTATCTCATTCTTTAAATGATCATGCACAAGCACAAAATTAGATATTACTAAGATCTCTCATACTTCACATGATCATACAAGGCATACTTTCTCATAATATATACGTCATATCTAAAAGTAAGCCTAATTGAAGTATAACCATTATAGAATCTATAAAGTTTCATGAATATTGTAATTGTTGCCGTGCATATGGATataaagcttttcttttttaaagttaCCTCCACCTTGCATCATCATATAgagcaaaatataagaatgtcatttcataaattttactCCTATTATAGAGGAAATGGTTTTATTGTTTATAACTATTTCACGAAGATGAAACAACTCAAAACCAAGATGGTTTGGTTTCAATTGTAAAaggttttaaaaataattacaaaactaCTCCCTTTTCAACTGTATAACAATTTTtacactttttattttcttttttacgttttcttttttgcttatTTCTTCTCCGCAAAAGAACTTGTGAATGAGCCTAAGCAGGACCATGTGCCGCTGTTCATTTTGCTGCCAAGGAGTCTAAGCACTTGGCCCTTGCTCAGTCTGTGAAACTGTGGATTAAGCTTAACCAGCTCCATGTTGTTCCCACAGTTCCAGACATGGTTGTTCCCACTGCTGCCCACTGGTCTGAGAAGTATAACCATGTCGTCAAGGACATGACCCAGAAGGGTCATACCATTCAATCTTTGTTTGTCCATTAGATTAGTTTCCAGTTCTTCGCTTCATTACGCGGGGTAGAGCAGATCTTCCTTTGGTTCCTGTGAATGAGATAGCCAAGGCATTTATACAAGGTAAAGCAAAAGCATGGGAGAAACCAAACTGCGCAGTTACAGGTGGTGGCGGAGTCCAGAATGTCACCTGGCAAGGCTTTGGCGTTGCCGGAATCGTACAACAGAGAAGGTCACTTGAATGTTTAGAGAAGAGTGTTTATGTCAATTTGGAAGTACCTTTGAAGCAGAAGGAATGTTTTTGAATGCAATTTCTTTGACATTACTGTGAAAGGAAGAAGGCATGAGAAACTTCAAAGGAAGATCAACAAGCTCAcctcctaatcccattttttgtttcttgatgacTGAAAACGacacaattttcttttatcagaAAATATTTCATAGCAAGAGCTGACATAATTGATTGACAGTAAGAGCAAAAGAtataaaccaaaaataaatcaactatgaaaatcattaaaaaaaccCAACTGGGCATCCAAgttgaagagagaaaaagggaGTGCAGATGTGATGattaagagaaagaaagggtagagaaaattagttgagaggagaaggaaaaaatatataaaaagtaacagtttggtaaaataaataataatatattattgatttaCTTGGTTTTGGAGTTgataagattttcttttccttgatCTAACAAAACAACAATTTTGTGGGGTTTATCAATCCATTGATATCCGAGGAATTTACACTTTATacgatattttttaaaatgttatttctCATAGTTTcagtttaaattaaaaaaaaattatttaaattcttaaattattttagtaattaaataagttgagttaaatatttatcaatttattagattaaagaaacactaaaataatatactaaacTAAATCTGTAATATacgatatttttaaatattgtttctcatattttaagattattttaataattaaattcgctgaattaaatatctattaatttattatatttaaataaatattgaaataatatagattgaatataataatatacgatattgttaaatattatttctcatattttcagtttaaataagaaaatgatattcaaatttttaagattattttaataattaaattcgctgaattaagtatttattaatttattagattcaaagaaacattaaaataatataataaattaaatacataaaagaataaaaataaaaataaaataacatatatgcatattaaaactattaattaattaaaatacttagagattaaaatatttactaacacttaaataaattttgaaaaatactaaattttgaattataaattgaaaaaatttaggatattAGTAATTATCTCTAAATGATTTTTCATTGACTTTTAGTTGATGTTAGATAAGTGTGGTTTATGTTTTGTTagtatttgattgattttttgTTATTGTCTAATccatatctttttaaattttaattttatttgtttttatttataattttcttatgaccgattgattttgttgatttttagttaattttagttgatgtatgatttttaaaaatattttcatataattgatgtttaattaacttttaaaatatttgacttgagcatatttttataaatatccaaaAAAGAATTCTTCTTATAAAAGGTATGTTTATAAAGAACTCTTgtcaaaactaaaaaaattaagaatctAAAGAAACACGAGAgcctaaaaaattatttgaacaTAAAAAGGTTACTACCATTTGAATATTGAAAGTGATAGAGTTGGTGAGAAGATTGTGAATGATAAAGAgccaaaacaaaagaataataaagaatGTGTTGaacatattttgaaaaagGTCACATACTTATGAACGAGCAGCAAATTGACATCATGCTTGAAGAACtgaaaactattttaaataaataaataatataaaatctctcaatattataaatttaaggagGGGCGAAGCTGAATCCTTCATTTAAAATCGccatcaatataaaaaatcaaaaaaagtatgacagatattttaaattttgatcttAATTTTAGGTATGATAATGTGTTTGTAAGtgataacttattaaatatatatttaacaatatatacTTGAGGTTGTTTACATCCATGCTATTTATTACGTATGAATATTGACACTTTGCATAATTCTTTATGCAACAATCTTTTGGATTATACACTTGAATTCAAGAGCCAAAACACTAATTCACAATATGCAACAATCAAGAGCTAAATGGGTCTCATTTCTCATAAAGACAATGCCACGTCATATTTGACAAACGACATTATATTTCAAACATTGCAACCGTTTAAGAGAGAGGCTTGGAAGCCCCATTTTGTGCCAATTATTAAGCTATTTGttctaaaaatagttaaagaGTTTATTTGTCTCTTGGACTAAACATTAGGGGCCAAAATGCACATTTGCCCTATGACTTATAGTTTTTGCACTTGTCTAACTCCACTCTCATCTTAAATTGTAAGGTGATATTAAATAAGCATTTGTGCCTTTTCTATTTATCTGAGATACTGCtctcattaatatttattattttcatggacatatatatatataatgagccaaattttctcaataaaactctaaatattaaaattttatgaagacatattatgttgttttttaataaaaagtaacatatagcatattcataaaaaaatattaattatagatatttataaaaaaagtaaatatgattttaaatgtcaataataaatatattaatttttatttatttatttaaatataaaactattatattattaaaaataaaataatacatataaatttttttataactactatatattaataatagatttttatctttataataaattatatgtttatattcatatatttaaaaataaataataataataatgatgatgataatgataataatataaataataatataaaaatattaaatttaaaacataaaaataattaatagaaattttaagaaatagaaaatttattgaCACAATATAATCGatagaaaaaaatcatatatatatattacatatgaAAACTTATTAGTGcaagaaatagataaaaaatattaaaattgactatataaatatacttctcatatatatttatcttaatatataataaatacagaaatttcataaaaaataatatattttaaaaatattaatataaaattgctCATTCCCGGTCATCTTTGCTAGACCATGCTTGCTCATTTTCGGGATGgagattattatttaaattttattttcccatgtaaataaaaataatataacatacaaagaaaacttaatcttttatattaatataattataaattaaattatatataatatataagataagatttttaaatgtaaaataagtaaaataaaataatcatgtaACCACATGggtgataaaattttaaaagaaatatatggtTTTAATGTGGcttatataagaatttattatatgatattaaatattaataaaatgaaatgataatattaaacattttataatattacatacaaatcaaataaaataatattaataaatatttattataataaaatagtggctaaatataataaaaaattacataatactAATTGACTATATATCtatcataaattttctaattatttcttataacCATTAAACTATATAGTTATGTAACtgaaatgataatattaaatgtttattaaaataagatatttcaaactaagaatttatataataaatttatcagtaATTGTGCTAATACACAAGCATAATGCTAGTTAATCATATAAAAGAGAGctaactttttttcttaattatgcACACATTATCATTTTAAGGGCAAAGAAATTAtgcatttacttatttttaccGGAGATTATTTACTACCTAGAAGTATACACAATTAGTTGAACTGCacatttcataaattaatggtttatattatttatatgtttctttttattcatagAAGGGTAAACGGGCCATGAATTACATAATAAGAAATAGTTATTTCATTACAATCATCATGAAGACAAAACTCACCTAATACGGAAGAGAAAACTCAAGACCTTTTACTCTCAAAAGCAAATACTCATGCTATTTTAGCTAGATCTTAAATGTATTACACatatatctaaataaattagagtTTTAAAAGTgctcaattaaaattttgatatatacttacctattttattaatatgtatcataaaattaatctcaTTCATATgcaaaactattttattatttattaaaaataagtagaaaagttttaaaatattagaaattaataattcctCATCTGCTAAATAAGTTTTTCTCcattaattcattttaaattattattttaagacatggtaataataaacattatttgtatcatttaattaatattatatcatgTTGACATACAAACTAAAAGTTGAAAGAGAAGTTCACGAAAACGTGATATAATATCTCTGCAGTACATCAaacatagaaaataaccatgtttCTTCGATCTCCTCATTGGGgcacaagaaaaaaaaagggggaTGGAAATTATTGAATTGAATAATGGAAACAATAAGTAAAGAAGATTAGGAATCAAATTACCCTCATTTTGTTTCCTTAAAAACTAGTGATTGGAGACATAGCATTCCCGAGGGAGACCTTGCGGGAAACGTTTAGTATCTTTGCAATAATTGTAGATCATGTAATTATCTTGCACCCATTTCATTTGACCTTGTCTTGCAAAATCAAGTTCTTCCCAGAGCCATGCATTGATGTTATTGAAGTTAGAAAGAACAGAATTTGGGCTGCAAGAAGATGCTCCATTATACCAGATACAAGCATTGGCGTTGAAGTTCCTATAGGAAGCAGTGAATGGAGCTTGACTCCAATCTGTCTTGACAAGTCCACCTCTTGTAGCCCAGTCATCAGCATTCCATAAACTAGAGTAAATCCTCATTGGTTGATTTTTTGGGAATGGAACACCAATGTTCTCCATGTTCTTGAACTCTCTAATAGGAGTCCCATCAACAGAAAAGCTGAAACACAGgtacaaaatatttatgttaataccacaaaaataaatcatcTAAATGAGACTTCAAGATTTTGGAATAATGGGTTTGCTT is a window encoding:
- the LOC125369490 gene encoding nicotianamine synthase-like; this encodes MASLQNSNSGSQIPAEVLIPRIKQIHGAISKLDSLRPSKQVNSLFSHLVKLCILPSSINITSLPKEAQEMRKSLIDLCGRAEGLLELDFATFLIKSPQPFNHLNLFPYYGNYVKLANLEYRILGEISIIQPKKVAFIGSGAMPLTSIIMATHHLKLAQFDNFDIDESANEFARKIVGSNSDLQKRMKFETYDVMEVKEKLGEYDCIFLAALVGMTKEEKVKIIRHIRKYMKEGGILLVRSANGARAFLYPVVDYKDLVGFEFLSIFHPTNDVINSVLSIRRSFSIVKSLYAQMDQALRNKMAAKQIMQAEAWKKRKILIEDFSESQGVHYQTKSPYGLASKHHVMVNPPNIYPIVRVLSYGSGSSQRTTSDLPPTTSSIGGTHEGYNRAPVEPVLKFDKYFTDLFSVDFSLHATNINDMLIPNAMLSRNLDDLIKVGDHSFLQRSMQYDLSRVKVLF